ACAATATTTTGCAAATAATAAATGCTGAAAACCATCATGTGCATAGTTTGAATGATAATCACTTTgccttttattgtatttatccATGACACAAACTACAGGTAATTACCTTTTTGTGCCAGTAATTGCCAAATAATTACCAAACATATGAAAAGATAATTACCACACTGTGACACAGAGTGTTGCTTTGCCTCCCACAAATAAATTCATGCCTAGCCTGTATATCGAAACACGTCATTCTTGTGAGACTGCCTGTCCTTTCACTGAAGGTTATCCCTCTGCATCATCTCTGacatctatttttaaaaatgctctCTTGGGAGAACAGCTTGTGTTACAGCACGTTGATTAGGGCTAAATATCGATTTCGTCATTAGCAACATTGTCACCGTGAGTTGTTGAGGCattcttttcattcagtttattgCAAGAAGCTGATATTAATCAATATGACAGGAGACATTTTGTAAGCAAGTTAAGATGGCTGATTTACCTAGCAGGTTCTCAGTGAGTTGGAGATGCATGTCATCACCAGATCCATAATCAGATCCTTTAATTGCACTGTGACACATGGAATTATTGAatactgtgaaatgaaaaatctgCAAGAACTGAATGCCTCGAGACAGAAAACGATACAGAGCCATGTCtcaaaatatctcaacatttaCTTAATGGTTTGGGacaaaattttgtacagacacaCTCATGGTTTCCAGGTAAATCCTTCACAGGCATGGTTTCTAAtaaaatgtctcaaaaactactggatggattgttATGAAATTTTGTTATAACTTCGGTGACCCCTTCCCTTTTAGGGGAGGGTCAAGACAAGATTTTAATTAGTTCAATACTTTGGGTTATGGTGGTCCTTGCGTGACAAAATTACCTCTTAGGTCACTTGTGCAAGGATCTTATTACAACcaataattaatttttattattaagtgATTTCTAGCAGTTGTGTGAGACAGCATTAATGACtataaccatggcaacaaaggtcCTGAGTGATCTTCCCCTAATCCTAATCATGTTGTTACAATAGCATTGTCATATCATAAAAAactcagtcatttatttttcaggcaTATCTACTGCTGCTTGTGATTGTGTTATCTGAGCTCTGTCAACAGGGATGATCTGTACTCAATACTGTGCTTGAACTCATCCTGTGAAGACACCAATGGAGGACTAATGGCTCCTGTTTGTTCTCTGCTAATGTGCTGCTTTCACTAAGCTTCCTGTGTATAGATACTGTGTAACTTTAATGCTGCTGTAGTTGGTCTACATAAACTAACAAAAGCTGGCCTTGCACACTCTTAAATACGGGGAAATAAATGCATTTCTGTAATTATATAACtgacacaaaaataatattgcTGTGTCTGCACATTTGCTTACCATTATCAAGCACGTGTTGACTGACACTGATGAATtagcatacatttttttaaagggttCATAGGATTTGTGTGCTCTTTTCCCTCCAAACCAAAGTAAACACAGCTGTTcctattctttatttattcccagCAGTATATACACAACAACAAGGGTTGTTAGCACTGGATAAATACAGGcaataattaataacaaaaaagaatGATGTTGGTTCTCTTCAGTGTTAGCAGCTTACAGCTACAGAGGTAAACACTTGTGCCCGGCGGCGTGGTGAAAAGAATGCAGCATAGTTTCACTTATGAACAGAGCGGTGGTAAAAGATTGTCAGCTACAAAAGAGCAGACCTTGAAACAAAGcggatacacacacattcacactatCCAAtaaagttgataaaaaaaaaaaaaaagaagccttgAAACAACTTTACTTCACATTGAGACATTAATACGTTCTGAATTCTGTGATGCAGCAGCCCATTGACACATCTACAGGTGCTGTAGGTGCTATAGAGACAGATTTGATTTTCTAAGGAGGGAAACTTACTGCTGGCttctttttattgctttcaGGTGGCCAAAGAAGCAATGATATATCAGAAACATGTGTCTGTTAGCTTCTGCCTCctaatggcaaaaaaaaacgaaaaaactttgtaattttaaatatcgtataatataatattgacATATTACTCATAattaattcatcattcattcgttcataaaaatgatttttcttaattatgtctgatgtttatgttcttttattttttacatccatttaatgatttaaatttaAGTGAGAGGTAAACACATGTTAATGAATTGTCATTCATTGCACCAGGTTTCTTAAatccattcattttaaaaccagttCAGTCATGTGCGTCAAGCTAAACTTTGCTCCTCCTCTGACCTCATCAGTCAGACGATAGAACGGCTACAGGGGAGtgtggtcgtgtgtgtgtgtgtgtgtgtgtgtgtgtgtgtgtgtgtgtgtgtgtgtgtatatgtctgtgtgtgtgtgtgtgcctggtGTAATAGAAgcgagacacagagagagagagagaggaaagaccACAGTAGCTTGCAAAGTGATGATCTGCCTGCACTCGCACAGAGAGCTGCTGCGCTCGGCTCACTCCGCCTCTCTGTTCCCGCTCACTGGTAATTAGTCTCACACATGCTCCTTCTTACACGCACTTTTCTGCTTCACTCCTTCCGTTTATCTCTCTCACATCTTTTTTCGGGAACATTTACTCTTAAGTTCTTACTACACACtctttgagagagagagagagagaggagagcggCACGGATTGTCTTTGGCTGAGGGTTACAGATGTTTGAAGAAAATTGCTTCTCTTGTTGAACCTAAAGGGGATACGGAACGCAGGCAAAGATTCTTTCATTCCCATTTGAGGGCACCATGACTGAAAGCCACACATGCTAAGACAGTAGATGGACGAATAACAacggggaaaaaaagaagacttaACTCACAAAGACAGGGAACTAAAACGGGGACATGAACACCACAGAACATCACGGACTGATAACGGGCTACCACAACAGGAGCCAAACATCGGCCAATTTGCCTTTTGACAAAGACTTATCAGCCGAGGACAACGAGTCATCTGCAGGATGCTACGAACAGCTGCTGATTTCCACAGAGGTTTTCCTCACTCTGGGCATCATCAGCCTGCTGGAGAACATCCTGGTTGTTGCTGCGATAGTCAAGAACAAGAACCTTCACTCGCCTATGTACTTCTTCATCTGTAGCCTTGCAGTTGCTGACATGCTTGTCAGTGTCTCCAATGCGTCTGAGACTATTGTCATAGAGCTCATCAATGGAGGCAACCTGACCATCCCCGCCAGGTTGATTAAAAGCATGGACAATGTGTTTGACTCTATGATCTGTAGCTCTCTGTTGGCATCTATCTGCAGCTTGCTGGCCATCGCAGTCGACCGCTACATCACCATCTTCTACGCCCTGCGATACCACAACATTGTCACCCTGCGAAGAGCAATGTTGGTCATCAGCAGCATCTGGACGTGCTGCACAGTGTCCGGCATCCTATTCATCATCTACTCAGAGAGCACCACGGTGCTCATCTGCCTCATTACCATGTTCTTCACCATGCTGGTGCTCATGGTGTCGCTGTACGTCCACATGTTCCTGCTGGCACGCTTGCACATGAAGCGGATCGCGGCGCTGCCGGGCAACGCGCCCATCCAGCAGCGAGCCAACATGAAGGGAGCCATCACCCTCACCATCCTCCTCGGGGTGTTCGTGGTGTGCTGGGCGCCCTTTTTCCTCCACCTCATTCTCATGATCACCTGCCCCAGGAACCCCTACTGCACCTGTTTCATGTCTCACTTCAACATGTACCTCATCCTCATCATGTGCAACTCCGTCATTGACCCCATCATCTACGCCTTTCGCAGCCAAGAGATGCGGAAAACCTTCAAAGAGATCTTCTGCTGCTCTCATgctttcttgtgtgtgtgagctgcctGTGAAATGTCAGCAGAGCTACGACCTTGACAGCCACAATCTGAAATTCAAACGAGAGCTGGCAAACAAGGAGGGTTTGAGCTGTAATCACTGTGGACCGATGGGACTCTGTTGTGCCCAGAGCTCTTACAGTCAGCTGTAAATGATTGATGCTTAGGGCGCTCGCCTCTGGCGGCATGAGACAGGTTGCTGAAGAGGTAGGTTTACAAACACCCTGTAACATAGATTATTGCTCTGTAGACAAATGCTATCTTGTTTTGTAGTAAACGCTGCTCTAAAGTGCAATTTGAAGTAAATGTGACCAGCATGTATATAAACCAATACACATGCTCAAACTGTGGTTCATTTACAAATCCTTAATCTTTCTCACTTTATCTTTTGCAATCTAAAAcctatctgttttttttttttcttcaatataGAACCTAAATGTCACAGTGCATGTACTCTGCACTGGCATACCGAATATGTAACAGAGAGATTAACATAATATGTGACAGACTACCTCCATGTTTGAGAGTGTAATCCTCCTCAGAAACCACAAAAGTATTTTGCACACTGCAAGCAAAGATACATTTATCCCTGACATACtctcaccaagcactttattaggaacaccatactaatactgggtagggcctccctttgctctcaaacagcATGGCATGGATTCCTCTTTTGaaattctgctccatgttgaaatgactgcatcacatctcCCGgtctaccacatcccaaaggttcTATTGGATTCAGATGTCGTGACCGGGGAAGCCACTGAAGTTCAGTGAACTCAATGTCATGTTCGTGAAACCAGTTTAAGACGACTTTAAAAGATGGTAAACTGTGGGCATAAAGGGAAGCATGCAGTCAGCAACAATTCTCAgataggctgtggcattcaaacaatgattgattgatattaACGGGCCGAAAGTTGGCCAAGGAAACactccccacaccattacaccagcACCAGCCTcaactgttgacacaaggcaggttgggtccatgatttatgctgttgatgccagattctgaccctaccatcagcagaaatccagattcatcagaccagctTTGGTGAgactcaggtttctgttcttggtcGCAGGAGTAGAACCTGGCGtgatctgctgctgttgtagaCCATCCACCTCAATGTTTGATGTGTTGTgcattctgagatgcttttctgctcaccgcAGTTGtgaagagtggttatctgagttaccatAGCCTTTCTGTGTGCTCCAGTCTGCCTGGTCATTCTCCTCACTGGATATTATTTCGTTGTTggctccattctgagtaaaaactctagagactgttgtgtgtgaaaatcccaggagatcagcagtttgagtctgtctgacaccaacaataTAAAGTTACtgacatgacttttttttcttgattctGACGTTTGATTGTTTGATTAACTGACGCTCCTCACCTGTAGCTGCAGGATGTTACACACTGCACTGCcgccacatgattggctgactgtgcAAAGGTGTCACTAATAAAGTGCTTTGTCCTTTTGTTCTGCGCTACAATGAATGTAAGAATGTTTTTATGTGATATATACTTATGAGGTGAACGCCATTACACCTCACTTGTTTCCCTCATGTATATTGAGCCAATCATGAGGGAACAAATGAAGCTCGAGTAAAGCGtagttttacctttttatcaTGGTGCCATTTTAATAAAGTAGACGTTCAGAAATCTAATACAAGGGGAAGAAGCTCATTTCATTGGGTGTTTTGTAGAGAAGATGTGTTGCATATCATTTTGCAAGCTATTCTAAAAGTATAATAGCACAAAGACTAAACTAGATTTCATCTGGAAAACATTAAAGAGTAAGAGTAacgagcaaaaacaaaaaaatgccatagttcTCTTAATtgcttctctgctgttttttgtatGTCAAACCCACTCAGTGTAGTAAACAGGCTGTTTTCTGATGTCGTCCATGACGCACGGTCTTACAGTTAAAAGCATTCACTGGGTGAAAAGGAGTAATCACACAGAAGCTGAATGTTTACATTATGGGGGTATATGGTTCTATATGTGCAAAAGAATTAAATAAGATGATTTAGAGGAAGACTTTAAAATGGGAAGAACAGGAAAATGTCAGTCAGTGTATTTCTCAGGCACAACAGATGGCACTTATTAAGCATTTCTGGtttagattttctttatttgcacCTAAAGATGAATGAGCCATTCAGAGTGGCCTACAATCTTTCTTCTATTGTTCATTCCCAGTTTTGGACTCTGTGGCGTTTTATACCCTACCTGATCAGGGATGCGGTTTTTGTAGACCCTcatttcaaatttctttttgaAGCAGGGTaaggaaacagacaaacatttttattttttcataatttcctGTGAGCAAAGAGCTAAAACAGATCCTCCACACACCTTATGAAGCTACTGTCAATCCAGGATCTCTGCTGATTTCCAATCAATGCTCTTGTGACTTTGTGGTTTGTGTAgacatttatgtaaatatgcACATGTAGGTTGTTGACATGGTCGCTCACAGCATGCAAATGTGACTGTACTGAGATCTATTTTTCATCATGTGCGTGTAACAGGGCAGAGTCTactgagtttatttttaattgtgtgtgttgtgatgtagTGTAACTCGTTGCTTTTTATCCATGCCTTAACTATGCTGCACTGTGATGTAAAGACCAACCGTATCCTCTGTGATCAGTACTTCAGACACTGATGGAATCAGTCTTTCTATGTATATAAATGCTATTTTCAATATTGCCTTATTTATTCATGCCTGTTTAAACTTGAAGTGCATTTCTAAGCTCATAAAATACACAAGGAAACTGGCATGAATGAGTGTCTGATTTTCTGATAAAAGCTTCGCCTGGAATTTGATTCCAAAGTTGCCAAGTGTGAAGGTATCTGCTTTACCACCGCATTCCTCTGTGAATCACTGCTGCAAAGTAACTTCAATAAATCATAAAGCCTTCTCAgcaacacctgtgtgtgtcattgttccTCTGGGGTACAGGTTGTAACCTTTACACAAAGGTTGTTCAGATGTGAAAGCAGcctcacacatgaaaacaaatggactTATATAAAAAGTAGagatacaaataaatatattctaATATCACTGACAGAAATGCAGTCACACGGGCACAAATGGATCTATAGCTTTTTTTGTATGAACTTGACCTGAATAGGAAAAAGTAGAAACGTCGCACAGCTTCTTCCCTCAGGTGAGAAACTGAAGTTTGTGTgcgaggaaaaaaaatatggagaaaaaaaaagttttttcaatTGTGGTGAATAATTTAACACCAGATCTGAACAGGGCCAGTGTGACAAACGAATACTAATGGAGTCATAGATTAAAGTAAATGCTAAATCTGCAAAATAACAgggattgtttttattttatgaagtacaaaaaaaaagtacaacaaaacaagaccgcaatatactttttaaaaaataatttcacacatGCTCGACTTTATAATTACACAACATATCCTTTGTTGACCAGAATTAATCCAATCAATTTTTAAAAGAGCTACCTGAAGGAGCATCATCTGTTATTAAGTCTATACAAGCTCCAAAAGGAAATAGAAATGTAGATGATCATCGAAGaaagaatttaaatgttttgaaaatgttttttatatattattgcAAATATTGATATAATACAGAGAAGCATTCAGGAAGGCACAAAGGAATGTGCtaacaaaacagaatgaaatatAGAATCTATTAGAAATATATAGAGGCAGTGATGCACCGTTCAATACTGTTTTCACCTCAGCCTGACAGCTTCAATTCGGTCCCAGTCGCATCAGATCCTCCCATCatccacttgttttttttaccttagcACAATGAAAGGAAATGTCACCAGCACAGTGCAGCACAGCACTCGGCTATTTCCTCCCAGTTAGATGCTGCACTTGTGTTTTTTCAACGGGTCACAAAGTCAAAAAAGAATTCCCCTCAATTATCAGTGGACACCTTTCAGGTTTCTAAAGCCTGAAATGAAAGATGGAACAACTTGGCAATTGGACACTTACAGGTTATAGGTTTCGGCTCCACTGGGTTCCATTGATATGCTGATATGGCATGATGGGAATGACAAATCATTGTATGAGGATGTTTCTGCAGCCTCTGTAAAAGAAATTGAAGTAGGAACACTAATGGAGGCTTGATGTTGTGAAAGACTTCTCAAAACAGCAGAAGCAATATTCACATGTACAGACAGCTCTCACtttcagagaagagagagaaaagggttTATGATGGTTCATTGAGATCTTATGGTGCATTAGTACATACTATAATGCAGCATGCCTGATGCACAGTTTCACAATACCCTCACATATGACGAGCAGAAAGACAAGAGTAGATGTCAGCTAAGCTTTCTGCTCTTCTCTGTACATCCctgacaaaacactgaatatgtCGTGCAAAGATATGCAAATTAAGATTGTGTATACACTTGTGTATTCACTCCATCAAGCCATTAAGCTTTGATTGAAGGACTCAAGACTCAGAGATGATTGAATGTTGTAAGAAAGGCAGTTTTTATTGTAGAAATTGAGGCATGCTGGGGTTTGAGAGCAGGACAGGCGGCAGCACAGAGGACTGAGCCAGACTGGAAGACAAACCCAGAGCTGCCTGGATGCTGGATCTCAGGCTGGGGGTTTGTAGGCACGACAGGGAGCTGAGTGTGGAAGGGTCTTGGCAAGCAAGCAAAGGTGAAGCTGAAGTGAAGGCAAACAATAGTCTGGCTGGTGTCAAAAGCAACACGGGGAAACATGAAATCAGAAGCTGGGTGTTTGGCCGTAGCGTGGTACCATATGAGTGAAACATAAGGGAGgggaaaacaggaagaacaCAGGGGAGTGAAAGAGAAGCAAAGCTGATACCTATCAAATAAAGGCTCCAATTAAGGTTACACAACTGTTCAAGCAGCTCGCAGATGGGAGTCCCtacttctcctccttttcttcacCCAGCAAAGAAAAATTTATGCAAAACTTCCTCCATGCTGCATTTGCCAAACAAGGACtcagtttctttgttgtttagtTCCTGATTTGCATCAGATCGGTTTGGTTATTGTATTTTGGCAGGGTGAACATGGACATTTAGGGATGATGTTTAGGTGAAATCCTGCTCACACATGCACTAACTCTGcaattttcaataaataaagaagaaacGCTTTCATTTTTGTAGAGGGTCAGCGGATTGAGATGTATTTCCTTTCCAGCAGCTTtgttaaattattcaaaaagtGTCCTGATAGATTTCATATCTAAAGTACAGCAGGGAAGAAACGTCAATGTCATATAAAgactaaacacaaagaaaaacaaacaaaacaactattTCCAACACCATATACTTACAGACAGAATGGAGCACGTATTGAAGGACAGAAGACAAAAAACTGAAAGGCAGGTAAACAGTTGCCCGAGTTGAGTCACTCAGCAAACCCTGAAAATTGCATTCGGCAAGGTTTCCGAACAAGCATAGAAAAAATATCAAGAACTGTTTGCCTTAGTAATTTATGTTGCGCTTTGTGTAGAAAAGGCAAGGATTTTGTTATAAGTGGGCATTGTTTCATCTAGTCTGGGTTAGAAACATAGACTATAGATAGATGTATGTAgtctccgtgacgtcacccataggtttctgaggGGCGGTTTTCAAGCTCAGAGCTggctgctccaccgtcaccatcttggcagtgcctgactccacctaatTCCCAGCTCATCCAAAAAACAGGCAAAGCGGTGGGGCGTGTATGCAGccgagacttcagtgcatgccgGTTTGTAGCAAActatacgctcacccacctgtcactcaaagtggcacTCCCTCAATTATGCAAAACGTTAAGCTTTAATACAATTTATACAAACGAGTtgcataaaaattcaccccccaTACAGTTGTAGtgaaggaagaaattagctacagagaccaaaaccatttttttgtaccaggctgtaaacatttttatttctgctgtaaagttgggtaTTTTAACATAGGAGTCCAtagggattgactcgcttttggagcctGCCTCAAGTGGTGATTTGAGGAACTGCACTTTTTGGCACTTCCGTCttggcttcacttttcttttttggaaaacAATAGACGTGACCCTGACAGGAACAGACTCAATCGAATCAGTCATGACGCccaaataatattatttatctatGTGCTTTGTGAGTTGATCCTTACATACATATCGAATTATTAGCAAAATGGGAGATTTGTAGTTATTGGGCTTAAATATGCTACTCATATGGCCAACTAATCCACACTGGCTTCAACATTCACTTTAGCTTGTTCCAGTATGGACTGTCCTCATCAGTTGTTTCATAaattctctttctcttcttatcCATTGAATAAAATCTTAAATTGAATTCCATCCTTTTCTTAAGATTTCCAAAACTTCAACAAAAATCCACTTTCGGGTGTCTGATAGTGACGTAACACTTCGTCTCCCTGCTCCTCACATTGCGGTATATCATCTTTAAACCAGACTCCAGGATGCAGCTGAATCCTAATAAGCTTGGGGGAAGCCGCGTTATCGCCGGCTCCAGAACAGCGCCTCGCCTGACTGCTTCCCATGGATCATGTACACACTCATTACTCCACACAGCCAACCAGTCTACAGACACTCCCTGAAATTATCTATTCAATCGCTCCCTTTTAGAGTTCAATCATTCTTTATACTCAGTTTACAAGTGGAAAAggtaccattttttttttcttctgtattctCACACTGCTTTACCTCTGACTCCTTCTGGCTCTATCCGCCCTTATCACGCCGGCCTCGTGGGGATTTGTGCACAGAGCTGCTTGCATCAAATTAGTCCATGTTGACTCTACTCTTGTCATCCCAAGACACGCCAGATAATGCTGGAATTTATTTCCAAGTCAGGTCCTCTCTATTAAGTTCAGTTAACACATTAAATTGGATTGTAAAAAATGCATGTGTAGCGTACCCAGTTCTATAACGGTAATTCTCTGACAGAAATTTTGTGGGTAGAAAATACTTGCCCATTCTTAATCCTTTGAGGTATGTAAAGTAATTAATATTTCAGATTAATTTTATCAGGCATTAAATGTGAGCCACAGTTGAATCTTGCAATGTTCCAGCCCTGCCttgatttttttgttcattttcatgatCACATGTTGTGTTCATCTCTTGGGGTGTAttagagggtgtgtgtgtgtgtgtgtgttagagagagtgGGAAGCCGGTGGGTGCTATAGTCACCATAACAACGCAGTTCATCCAAGAAAAGCTGCAAGTGGCCAgagttcttgtttttcttcttcaaaatgaATGACCAATTTGTACCATAAAATCGGAGGTGACAAAGGATAGGGTCTGTGAGTAGTGAAGGATACGACATTTGGAGGGAAGATTTGAGTGAAAGCAGAGCCACTAAGACAGTACAATGCTTGTTTTGACAATTACTACAAAGCTACTGATGACACATCTTACGTATGACAAACCCATAGCTTAGTAATAGCACAGATAATTATGTCTTTGAAATGCTTGATTTTCTTTCATGTCTGCAGTGCTGTGAGTAGTTCAACACTAGTTTACAAGTTATGTTAGCCTATTAGCCAAAATGGCCCTCTATAAACTACCCATACTTGCATAAAGCTAGTTGTAGACTGTTCAGTGTCAAGATTGCCATGATGAATAATTAAGCCTGTCAGTTGTTTCAGGTTCTTATGACAGGGATTGGCCTGTGATTGGCAGAGGAGTTAGGGGGGATATTTTGTTGTTCTTCCTGCTGGTTTGCAGAGTCAGTTTATAGAGCTAACGTATGTGGGTAGTTCAGAGAGCTAACAGCAAGGATAACAGGTTTGTTGTTTTCGTGTTGTGGTCTCCTTTTGATAACTAATAATAACTAATCAATGACTAGTATTATTTCCCTTCCATTCACTGAGCCACCCTGAAACTCTTTGGAGTCCCCCCCGGTGAAGCCTGCCTCCCACTTTGAAAACCTCTGGTCTAACAATTCttatatactgttttttttattttattttattttgttttttttatttgacaagtCTCTCATAAAACCCACTTTTGGAGACTGTCATcctgtacaataaaaaaaccCCCAACCCTCTATCCAAGCAGCTTATTACACTGTTTTATTGTCTACTGTTTTATGTAGTAACACTGTTAGCATCAGTGTTTTACAAATAGCTGGTACGGCATCAATTTGTATGCACATTCACAAACCTAAGGGCACTGATTTGTTGACCCTACAACCTTTCCTCTATTGCAAGCATCAAGCCCAAATATCTCATAGCAACATGTTGAAATGTATCCACCACACTGGcatgaaactgtgtgtgtgtgtgtgtgtgtgtgtgtgtgtgtgtgtgtgtgtgtgtgttcacacaccAAAGAGAAAGGAACCTATTGATTTAGGAGACCGCattgacttttcctgtagcacAAGTATCAAGCCGAGTGTTCAGTTTTCCAATGAGTCtatcaaatgacaaaaacattgaTTCTCCAATGAAAAAGAGATATATTGTAGTAAACATGACCCTGAACCCAGTGCTCTCTTCATGTTCTCTACTATTAGGTGTTGCAGTCATCACTAGTACAATGCTGACTGACAGTACCATGGGAGATTATTTGTTCTTGCATTCTGTTGAGTGCACTCTTGTTCAATACAGCAACAGCTACACATTCATAGGAGCTGCATTGTGTGATCATTAAGTCGACTTAATGGGTATTTTTTTCTCAACTAAGCACAGATATCAGTGTATGGGGAACGGCTGTACATCTTGTCCCCTTGTTTGCTCTTGTTTCTATAGAGAGAGCACATGGCTATGCGTATGCCACGTCTTAGCTAAagtttgtcttttctctgtgtgtactTTGTCGTTGaattccacacacacagaagcatcTTCAGCCATTTCCAGAAATGAACAATTAAACCAAGAaaatttgctaaaaaaaaaacaaacaaaagaaaaacataagcTGCTTAAAAATGGATGATATGGATGAACCTAATGCTTTGATTGCAAGCATATTTAAACAGACATGAATCTAAATTTGCACCTGATCAAACATGGATTAGTTTAGACATGATATGGGATATTATGCTCATCTGCCAAtgcctcagatttatcttgtaaTACCTCATTGTGGTCCTGGATTAGAGTAGGAAAGATGGAGTATTCTTTGAGCGAGGGGACAAAGCTTGCTTCAAGCTGTTTGGAATAATGTAGCCATATCGTTGACATGAAGCCTGGTGCATGGACTCAAAATGGCCAAAATATATCTGCAGGGGGTTAATATGGTTGTTGATAAATACCACTGATTCAGTAATTACTTCACCGGGAGCTGATGTGTCTAGTTTTCAAAGAACTGAGTTTCGAAATAATAAGTACGTGGCCCAACATAAAATAGTGAAGTAACAAAGTCCTGCAGCAGAGTTattggcattttttggcattatttACTGTGATAATCAAGAATACAACATTAACCCGACAAAGTCACAGCTCACAATTACATCTTATTCTAAT
This DNA window, taken from Seriola aureovittata isolate HTS-2021-v1 ecotype China chromosome 20, ASM2101889v1, whole genome shotgun sequence, encodes the following:
- the mc4r gene encoding melanocortin receptor 4, which translates into the protein MNTTEHHGLITGYHNRSQTSANLPFDKDLSAEDNESSAGCYEQLLISTEVFLTLGIISLLENILVVAAIVKNKNLHSPMYFFICSLAVADMLVSVSNASETIVIELINGGNLTIPARLIKSMDNVFDSMICSSLLASICSLLAIAVDRYITIFYALRYHNIVTLRRAMLVISSIWTCCTVSGILFIIYSESTTVLICLITMFFTMLVLMVSLYVHMFLLARLHMKRIAALPGNAPIQQRANMKGAITLTILLGVFVVCWAPFFLHLILMITCPRNPYCTCFMSHFNMYLILIMCNSVIDPIIYAFRSQEMRKTFKEIFCCSHAFLCV